From a single Hippopotamus amphibius kiboko isolate mHipAmp2 chromosome X, mHipAmp2.hap2, whole genome shotgun sequence genomic region:
- the NKRF gene encoding NF-kappa-B-repressing factor isoform X4 has translation MAGGRLLLGGDFLSPPPLPPLPPPPLPPLPPPPPEPVLEQWRYSHESDWQWALRRSFICRHLHSYPGAALDQLLALSAAWTNHVFLGCS, from the exons ATGGCTGGCGGACGTCTGCTGTTGGGGGGCGACTTCCtgtcgccgccgccgctgccccccctcccgccgccgccgctgccgcccctcccgccgcccccgcccgagCCAGTGCTAGAGCAGTGGCGCTATAGCCACGAAAGTGACTGGCAGTGGGCTCTGCGGCGCAGCTTCATCTGTCGGCACCTGCACAGCTATCCCGGGGCTGCCCTAGACCAGCTCCTCGCGCTCTCCGCTGCCTGGACCAACCACGTTTTCCTGGGCTGCAG CTAA